A part of Gemmatimonadota bacterium genomic DNA contains:
- a CDS encoding class I SAM-dependent methyltransferase — protein MNKSKIIPFYGSENRHLFEIERRCMDKDGVVIDYLDKILPSGLAIDIGAGNGYTAASLTRNNRRVIPYEPSNNMIDRNQSLPWVRGIAQELPFRSNSFEGAYATWAYFFPAIGYGKEGLEELIRVIKPQGPICIVDNAGDDEFCGLFERDISSDSSWWHKRGFESHILETNFKFDSIEEAQELLSFYWTLNGRKPGSEVDIEIEYKVVVFIGRKKTNDPTSSKGF, from the coding sequence ATGAATAAAAGCAAAATTATACCATTCTATGGATCGGAAAATCGCCATCTATTTGAGATTGAACGGCGATGTATGGATAAAGATGGCGTCGTCATTGATTACCTCGATAAAATCTTGCCTTCTGGCCTGGCGATTGACATTGGAGCGGGAAATGGATATACGGCAGCTTCGCTAACCAGAAATAATAGAAGGGTTATACCCTATGAGCCGTCCAATAATATGATTGATCGAAATCAATCCCTTCCCTGGGTCAGAGGTATTGCACAGGAGCTTCCTTTCCGATCGAACTCTTTTGAGGGAGCCTATGCTACATGGGCGTATTTTTTCCCTGCTATAGGATATGGAAAAGAGGGATTAGAGGAATTGATCAGAGTAATCAAGCCTCAAGGTCCGATCTGCATTGTAGATAATGCAGGAGATGACGAATTCTGCGGTCTTTTTGAGCGCGATATTTCCAGTGATTCATCCTGGTGGCATAAAAGAGGTTTTGAGAGTCATATTTTGGAGACCAATTTTAAGTTTGACTCCATAGAGGAAGCCCAGGAGCTTCTGTCATTTTATTGGACGCTCAACGGGCGCAAACCAGGTAGCGAAGTAGATATCGAGATTGAATATAAAGTGGTAGTTTTCATAGGAAGGAAAAAAACAAATGACCCCACTTCTTCAAAAGGCTTTTGA
- a CDS encoding NUDIX domain-containing protein, with product MVVSFPEAGTITDRDLTYVVIVAETKGKWIFCKHKDRDTWEIPGGHIESGEKPMEAAARELQEETGAEVFELKRLCAYSVEHEERTSYGLLFHAHVEKLKKMPNSEISEISLDDNLPGKLTYPEIQPDLFHKVKTELAEYRR from the coding sequence GTGGTCGTTTCATTTCCCGAAGCGGGAACTATCACAGATCGCGATCTTACATACGTAGTTATTGTTGCTGAGACCAAAGGCAAATGGATCTTCTGCAAACACAAAGACAGAGATACATGGGAAATTCCCGGCGGACACATAGAGTCTGGGGAGAAGCCGATGGAGGCTGCGGCAAGAGAACTACAGGAGGAGACTGGCGCAGAAGTTTTTGAACTGAAGAGACTCTGTGCATATTCGGTAGAACACGAGGAACGGACCTCTTATGGCCTCCTATTTCACGCTCACGTAGAAAAACTGAAGAAAATGCCCAATTCTGAAATATCGGAAATCTCTCTCGATGATAATCTTCCGGGAAAACTGACCTACCCAGAGATTCAGCCCGATCTTTTCCACAAGGTCAAAACCGAGTTAGCCGAATACCGTCGCTAA
- a CDS encoding HIT family protein: MNGSGVCKTCELTAQRRLGKAPLWDCIYQTEYWDVAHAYNTALPGWLVLVLKRHIESLDELTEQEAAELGPLIRRVSSSLKSVIGCVKTYVIQFAEHEDHPHVHFHIVPRMANLPASRLSVQVFGYLGVPPEERVSEDQMNEICANIRDDLLSTER, translated from the coding sequence ATGAACGGTAGTGGCGTGTGCAAAACGTGCGAATTAACAGCGCAAAGAAGACTGGGTAAGGCACCACTTTGGGACTGCATTTACCAGACCGAATACTGGGACGTGGCGCATGCATATAACACTGCCTTGCCTGGATGGTTGGTGTTGGTTCTGAAACGGCACATCGAATCTCTTGATGAGCTTACTGAGCAAGAAGCCGCTGAATTAGGCCCACTGATTCGCCGTGTTTCCTCGTCCCTTAAGAGTGTAATCGGATGCGTGAAAACATACGTGATTCAATTTGCCGAACACGAGGATCACCCGCATGTTCATTTCCATATTGTGCCACGAATGGCTAACCTACCAGCCAGCCGGCTCAGCGTTCAAGTATTTGGCTATTTGGGAGTCCCTCCAGAAGAAAGAGTAAGTGAAGATCAAATGAATGAGATTTGCGCAAACATTAGGGATGATCTACTATCTACTGAACGTTGA
- a CDS encoding TlpA family protein disulfide reductase, with amino-acid sequence MRPYSVLYVFLIAFATVQVQGRTITAELAFARMDTCSALLSSTYSYSGIGVRELAKKIPYIPELTDPMKANIELSETDSLILVWGKANAERLSFYMVDNQAKTASEISFERHQSRGHKYYTGTLKIPRDEGLVPRMLLAFRYYPIQKMLMYRRLDFRLGAITVGGKKFKIALTPENKFSFQRTSRGLILIDQDGDGQFQMEGLVDSLGIFRGAESYAISQPFRLGSTAYEIAKISSDGHKLELTQTKSIVNINTGLPVPDLSIETLDGNILNLGNLRGNIVVLNWWHIRCSPCIEEMPGLNELVEKYASDRVIFLAVADNTPAELKEFFKNHKFDYQITLCSDRLREILGRVYPRHIIIDATGVVVYNQTGGSPRVGQKLDTVIAALKVEP; translated from the coding sequence ATGCGTCCATATTCAGTCCTATACGTATTCTTAATTGCATTCGCTACTGTCCAGGTTCAAGGAAGAACGATAACCGCGGAGCTTGCTTTTGCCAGGATGGACACCTGTAGTGCTTTATTATCGTCAACTTATTCATATAGCGGCATAGGTGTAAGGGAGCTTGCAAAAAAGATACCTTACATACCTGAGCTTACCGATCCTATGAAAGCTAATATTGAACTTAGCGAGACCGATTCATTAATACTGGTTTGGGGCAAAGCAAATGCAGAAAGATTATCGTTCTATATGGTCGATAATCAGGCTAAGACAGCATCCGAGATTTCATTTGAACGGCATCAATCCAGAGGACATAAGTATTATACGGGAACACTCAAAATTCCCAGAGATGAAGGGTTGGTGCCGAGGATGCTGCTCGCCTTCCGGTACTATCCGATCCAAAAAATGTTGATGTATCGACGGCTGGATTTTCGGCTTGGTGCTATCACTGTTGGCGGAAAAAAATTTAAAATCGCGCTTACACCTGAGAACAAGTTTTCCTTCCAGAGAACGAGCAGAGGCCTAATATTGATTGACCAGGATGGAGATGGACAGTTCCAAATGGAAGGCTTAGTAGATTCGCTTGGCATATTTCGGGGAGCTGAATCCTACGCCATCAGTCAGCCTTTTCGATTGGGCTCAACAGCATATGAGATCGCCAAAATATCTTCAGATGGACACAAATTGGAACTGACTCAAACAAAGTCAATTGTGAATATCAATACGGGTCTCCCCGTGCCAGATTTAAGTATCGAAACTCTTGATGGAAATATCCTCAATCTCGGCAATCTCCGAGGAAATATTGTAGTACTCAATTGGTGGCATATTCGGTGTTCGCCTTGCATTGAGGAGATGCCAGGCCTCAATGAGTTGGTTGAGAAATATGCTTCTGATAGGGTAATCTTTCTGGCAGTTGCGGACAATACGCCTGCTGAATTAAAAGAGTTTTTTAAGAATCATAAATTCGACTATCAAATCACGCTTTGTTCTGATAGATTGAGAGAAATTCTTGGGAGAGTATATCCTCGTCACATCATTATCGATGCGACTGGCGTTGTGGTCTATAACCAAACAGGGGGCAGTCCCCGCGTTGGACAAAAGTTGGATACTGTGATTGCCGCCCTTAAGGTAGAACCTTGA
- a CDS encoding GNAT family N-acetyltransferase — MKKLTVYSHTEHPDLREQTWDSRTNWPEFIFHAEGPKEITAQLLTKFPQFQLYYCEPEDRLAAYSIAIPIPWTGHDEDLPEGWTSALELGLREGTQNPTTLCALGVDIRPDCQGQGYSREILLALKHIADCHGFSFLIAPVRPTFKDRYPLTAIEDYIAWQREDGQPFDPWIRVHWKIGGRIARAAPKSMSVRGTVNDWEKWADMSFPTSGEYVVPGALALVSIDRENNFGYHEEPNVWIIHDV; from the coding sequence GTGAAAAAGTTGACAGTGTATTCGCATACCGAGCACCCCGATCTGCGAGAGCAGACATGGGATTCCCGTACGAACTGGCCCGAGTTCATCTTTCATGCCGAGGGGCCCAAGGAGATAACAGCTCAGTTGCTCACAAAGTTTCCCCAGTTTCAACTATATTATTGCGAACCTGAGGATCGACTGGCTGCCTATAGTATCGCAATCCCCATCCCGTGGACCGGCCATGATGAAGATTTACCTGAAGGCTGGACATCAGCACTGGAATTGGGCTTGAGAGAAGGAACACAGAATCCTACAACCCTCTGCGCGTTGGGAGTCGATATCAGACCGGATTGCCAGGGACAAGGGTACAGCCGAGAAATTTTGCTGGCCCTGAAGCACATTGCCGACTGCCATGGATTCTCATTCCTTATCGCGCCGGTGAGACCAACGTTTAAGGATAGATATCCGCTCACGGCAATTGAGGACTATATAGCGTGGCAACGAGAGGATGGGCAGCCCTTTGATCCATGGATCCGAGTACATTGGAAAATTGGAGGTCGGATTGCACGGGCGGCACCGAAATCAATGTCTGTCCGAGGTACAGTCAATGATTGGGAGAAATGGGCGGACATGTCCTTCCCAACATCGGGAGAATACGTCGTTCCAGGGGCATTGGCACTCGTCTCAATTGACCGAGAAAACAACTTTGGCTATCACGAAGAACCCAATGTGTGGATCATCCATGACGTGTGA
- a CDS encoding metallophosphoesterase produces MIIGFIGDIHGRACHALAILLIWQSMRKKRFDLVVQVGDLGVMPLPQSGEIPYDRFSQWDPAVYDLCSLILAEGTDAQLARDTRAQLTSSILVVAGNHDEFSAIRNSVETKSSVPIPLDPHGLFKCVPDGFTLEVGKEVIGFCEGGDPEALRRSHTRSIDILVSHEGGLGVGADADNIAEGPQDLLEYLRISKPRYHVFGHFHHPVAPRKVYETECIQVASVVSNPRDPKLQVINEGCIGALDTETGDFEFVSGNWLSTYKRDGGFQLLADAINRPSRRRIN; encoded by the coding sequence TTGATTATAGGTTTCATAGGTGATATACATGGCCGCGCATGCCATGCCCTTGCCATTCTTCTGATCTGGCAATCAATGCGAAAAAAGAGGTTTGACCTTGTCGTTCAGGTTGGCGATCTGGGGGTTATGCCACTACCGCAGAGTGGTGAGATTCCCTACGACAGGTTTTCACAGTGGGATCCGGCTGTGTACGATTTGTGCAGCCTCATCCTGGCAGAAGGGACAGATGCTCAATTAGCACGTGATACACGGGCGCAATTGACATCTTCGATCCTTGTTGTAGCAGGCAATCACGACGAATTTTCTGCTATTCGAAATTCTGTAGAGACAAAATCTTCTGTACCTATTCCACTTGACCCGCATGGTCTCTTCAAGTGCGTACCGGACGGCTTCACACTTGAGGTTGGAAAAGAAGTAATTGGCTTTTGTGAAGGAGGAGACCCGGAGGCTCTTAGACGCAGCCACACAAGGAGTATAGATATTCTCGTTTCACACGAAGGAGGACTTGGAGTTGGTGCCGATGCTGATAACATCGCCGAAGGGCCTCAGGATTTGCTCGAATATCTGAGAATATCGAAACCTCGCTACCATGTATTTGGACACTTTCACCATCCAGTCGCCCCGAGAAAAGTGTATGAAACGGAGTGCATTCAGGTCGCCAGCGTGGTGAGCAATCCCAGAGATCCAAAATTACAGGTTATTAACGAAGGTTGTATTGGTGCGCTCGATACAGAGACCGGCGATTTTGAATTTGTAAGCGGGAATTGGCTAAGCACCTATAAACGTGATGGGGGATTTCAATTGCTGGCTGACGCTATCAATAGACCCTCTCGGCGTAGAATCAATTAG
- a CDS encoding GrpB family protein yields the protein MAKTMFGAMPSRTRVDTKAEPDNERPEANLSYEKAEAGHHNQDQTMNSSTPIQLSQYQPTWKRKFNVEKRKLWDIFSTAAIEIEHIGSTAIENLPSKPIIDIAVKIKNHKDADGFIKALAQIGYDFYPTRSSTERHFFAKGTPVKFHLSIAYTDRGGFWDRQILFRDFLRSNQEARDEYAKLKEELLQKDPSGKGYTEGKTDFVHRILYLAEKKG from the coding sequence GTGGCTAAGACGATGTTTGGAGCTATGCCATCCCGGACACGAGTGGATACCAAAGCTGAGCCAGATAATGAAAGACCTGAAGCAAATCTGAGCTATGAGAAAGCGGAGGCAGGACACCACAATCAAGACCAAACAATGAATAGTTCTACGCCAATCCAATTGTCTCAATATCAGCCAACCTGGAAGCGGAAATTTAACGTCGAAAAACGTAAGCTCTGGGATATATTCAGCACGGCAGCTATAGAGATTGAACATATCGGTAGTACAGCCATTGAGAATCTGCCATCGAAACCGATAATTGATATTGCCGTTAAGATTAAAAATCACAAAGATGCCGATGGATTCATAAAAGCCCTTGCTCAAATAGGATACGATTTCTACCCTACTCGGTCCAGTACCGAACGGCACTTCTTTGCCAAGGGCACCCCTGTCAAGTTCCATCTGTCTATTGCCTATACTGACCGTGGAGGATTTTGGGATCGTCAGATCCTTTTCCGCGACTTTTTGCGATCTAATCAAGAAGCAAGAGATGAGTATGCAAAACTCAAAGAAGAGTTATTACAGAAAGACCCATCTGGCAAGGGTTATACAGAAGGCAAAACCGATTTTGTCCATCGAATACTATATTTAGCAGAAAAGAAAGGTTAA
- a CDS encoding transglutaminase family protein gives MNEYLRSTDIINYDHPEVQRLASTLAEGISDQTIIAKRCFEWVRDKIKHSGDFKMNPTTCAASEVLHHKTGWCFAKSHLLAALLRANHIPTGLCYQRLTRNGKTPPFTLHGLNAVLLPQFGWYRIDPRGNRSGVDAQFDPPHEKLAWPIAIEGEGNFQEIWVDPLPEVVAVLRGYDTWEDVRAHLPDRPFK, from the coding sequence ATGAATGAATATCTCCGTTCCACAGACATAATAAATTATGACCACCCTGAGGTGCAACGTCTCGCGAGTACTTTAGCAGAAGGAATCTCAGATCAAACGATAATCGCAAAGCGCTGCTTTGAGTGGGTGCGTGACAAAATTAAGCACAGCGGCGACTTCAAAATGAATCCGACGACCTGTGCTGCATCCGAGGTATTGCATCACAAGACAGGCTGGTGTTTTGCCAAAAGCCATCTGCTTGCTGCGCTCTTAAGAGCAAACCACATACCCACAGGTCTTTGTTACCAACGGCTCACGCGAAATGGCAAGACGCCTCCCTTTACACTACACGGTTTGAATGCCGTTCTACTACCCCAATTTGGGTGGTATAGAATCGATCCAAGGGGCAACAGAAGTGGCGTAGATGCTCAATTCGATCCGCCTCATGAGAAATTGGCGTGGCCTATAGCCATTGAGGGAGAAGGAAATTTCCAGGAGATATGGGTTGATCCCCTACCAGAGGTAGTTGCTGTCTTGCGGGGCTATGACACCTGGGAAGATGTCCGCGCTCATCTTCCAGATCGACCCTTCAAATAA
- a CDS encoding transcriptional regulator/antitoxin, MazE, with protein sequence MVTKVQKWGNSQGLRFSKAILEEAHINVGDQVNISVKKGQIIVEPVTKVRGKYDLRELVSKMPQNYQVEELDWGKPIGKEVW encoded by the coding sequence ATGGTGACTAAAGTTCAAAAATGGGGCAATAGTCAGGGACTCCGATTTTCTAAAGCTATTCTGGAGGAAGCCCATATCAATGTTGGAGATCAAGTCAATATTTCTGTTAAAAAGGGACAAATCATTGTTGAACCTGTGACAAAAGTGCGGGGAAAATACGATTTGCGTGAACTGGTTTCCAAAATGCCCCAAAATTATCAAGTCGAAGAGTTGGACTGGGGAAAGCCTATAGGGAAAGAAGTGTGGTAA
- a CDS encoding GNAT family N-acetyltransferase, producing MKELRIRKADAVDSDFVFAVKKAAFREYMEQVWGWDDTHQRELHNKRFDSQDVRIIQFQENDVGFFSTSCTSDSLKIHQLFIHPEYQGRGIGSSCMTRILADTNAAGKTVNLQVLKINTRGIAFYQRLGFSIVDEDSTHVQMKKLPALTDPALQ from the coding sequence GTGAAAGAGTTGAGAATTCGGAAGGCGGATGCAGTTGACAGCGACTTTGTCTTTGCCGTAAAAAAGGCCGCATTCCGAGAATATATGGAGCAGGTCTGGGGCTGGGACGATACACATCAGAGGGAATTACACAATAAGCGGTTTGATTCGCAGGATGTTCGCATTATCCAATTTCAAGAAAACGATGTTGGATTCTTCTCCACATCTTGTACCTCCGATTCTCTCAAGATCCATCAGCTCTTTATCCATCCTGAGTATCAGGGTAGAGGAATCGGATCATCGTGCATGACACGCATTCTCGCCGATACCAACGCTGCGGGAAAAACTGTGAACCTGCAAGTATTAAAGATCAACACCCGTGGCATCGCCTTCTACCAGAGACTGGGATTTTCAATCGTCGATGAGGATTCTACACATGTTCAGATGAAAAAACTGCCAGCACTTACAGATCCGGCACTTCAATAA
- a CDS encoding mRNA-degrading endonuclease: MPEYIPQKGDFVILTFDPQAGHEQRGRRPALVISNTLFNRHTGLAMVCPITNTFRDIPLHVAIPKGQAISGYIMVEQIKSIDYNSRKVKRVSKAPQAVLNEVLSILDACIYPPT, from the coding sequence ATGCCAGAATATATTCCCCAAAAAGGTGACTTCGTCATTTTGACTTTTGATCCACAGGCCGGACATGAGCAAAGAGGCCGTCGTCCCGCTTTGGTAATCAGTAATACACTGTTTAACAGGCATACAGGACTTGCTATGGTGTGCCCAATCACCAACACCTTTAGAGATATTCCCCTTCATGTTGCGATCCCCAAAGGACAGGCCATTAGTGGGTATATCATGGTAGAGCAGATTAAATCAATTGATTACAACAGCCGGAAGGTAAAGCGTGTATCTAAAGCACCTCAGGCTGTGCTTAATGAAGTGTTGAGTATTCTGGATGCCTGTATATATCCCCCTACTTGA
- a CDS encoding pyridoxamine 5'-phosphate oxidase family protein gives MATYYTSITAEQAALIRNASLFFVATADPNLENGPDGTGAVNLSPKGGTPLHILTPNRVAYLDYPGSGNETARHAISGGPITIMVCSFEDGDAGIVRLYGHARIVELDDSPLVRQVLETPAQELNKPRQVIEVNIEKTQTSCGYGVPIMALVRERRVADRGRKYKGPR, from the coding sequence ATGGCAACGTACTACACTTCTATAACGGCTGAGCAGGCCGCGCTTATCAGGAACGCTTCCCTATTCTTTGTGGCGACAGCCGATCCAAATTTGGAAAATGGACCCGATGGGACAGGTGCTGTAAATTTGTCCCCAAAGGGAGGAACGCCCTTGCATATTCTCACGCCAAATCGCGTTGCTTACCTCGACTATCCCGGTAGTGGGAACGAGACAGCGCGTCATGCGATCTCTGGAGGACCCATCACGATCATGGTGTGTTCCTTCGAGGATGGTGACGCGGGCATTGTCCGACTCTATGGACATGCGCGGATCGTCGAACTTGACGATTCACCTCTCGTACGCCAGGTGCTCGAAACGCCCGCTCAAGAATTGAACAAGCCTCGGCAAGTGATCGAAGTGAATATCGAAAAAACGCAAACGAGTTGTGGTTATGGTGTCCCAATCATGGCTCTGGTCAGAGAACGCCGTGTAGCCGATCGCGGTCGCAAATACAAAGGCCCAAGATAG
- a CDS encoding phytanoyl-CoA dioxygenase family protein: MGNPATPLKTNANRMTPDEIQHWERNGYFVRENVFSHKENDDLRQVAEDIVSGKRKMPMAHIDRNALVRDGKHKQSGIYAMHKIHHPSCYIPEFLARVRDPRLTDPVADILGPDILGINNLFIWKAPKIGLGFPWHQDKFYFGRRFKTATTIGTWTAIDPADRENGCLYVIPGSHKQAISEHDDIEGSQQNEFKLARNARDEDGIPVEAPPGAVIWFHSHLLHKSTNNHSQRFRRSYVSHYLSAQAEWMNPENAGKGQPIMWVRGQTHPGKVQEVTRDVIPAE, translated from the coding sequence ATGGGAAACCCAGCAACACCATTAAAAACAAATGCCAATCGCATGACACCCGACGAAATTCAGCACTGGGAGCGCAATGGATATTTTGTGCGGGAAAACGTCTTTTCACATAAAGAAAACGACGACCTGCGGCAGGTCGCCGAAGACATTGTCTCGGGAAAACGAAAAATGCCAATGGCTCACATCGACCGCAATGCCCTCGTCCGGGACGGCAAACACAAGCAATCGGGCATCTACGCCATGCACAAAATCCACCATCCCAGTTGCTACATTCCGGAATTCCTCGCCCGCGTGCGCGACCCACGCCTGACAGACCCGGTTGCCGATATTCTCGGCCCAGATATTCTGGGCATCAACAACCTCTTCATCTGGAAAGCCCCAAAAATCGGATTGGGATTCCCCTGGCATCAGGACAAATTTTACTTTGGCAGGCGGTTCAAAACAGCGACCACTATCGGCACATGGACGGCAATAGACCCCGCCGATCGCGAAAACGGCTGCCTCTACGTAATCCCCGGCAGTCACAAACAGGCAATCTCTGAACACGACGATATCGAAGGATCTCAGCAAAATGAATTCAAACTCGCGCGCAATGCCCGCGATGAGGACGGCATTCCCGTGGAAGCGCCCCCCGGAGCGGTCATCTGGTTTCACTCCCATCTGCTGCACAAAAGTACAAATAACCACAGCCAGCGATTTAGACGCAGCTATGTATCACATTACTTAAGTGCGCAAGCAGAATGGATGAATCCGGAAAACGCCGGCAAAGGCCAGCCCATCATGTGGGTAAGAGGACAAACCCACCCCGGTAAAGTTCAGGAAGTCACGCGAGACGTTATACCCGCCGAGTAA
- a CDS encoding helix-turn-helix transcriptional regulator encodes MSTWRELTFPINALKKTVIVIEDDRANILADPLRWHILETLGDGKSVAEISQTLEITDVRVLYHLKKLAETGVVQLEKDETGPHEWRCSPAAGKIRVREDLLANNQITEAMPIEVVSQFNQAFREVAEGLYGSTFQTSVNHNRARLSEEQASEFGRRLLALIEEYFPPGKGDRSGIKYGFYGILTPIDLHPLGDTETGE; translated from the coding sequence ATGAGTACGTGGCGCGAATTGACATTCCCGATCAACGCCTTAAAGAAGACAGTAATCGTTATTGAAGATGACCGTGCGAACATACTTGCCGATCCACTTCGTTGGCACATCCTCGAAACCCTTGGCGACGGAAAGTCGGTTGCAGAAATTTCGCAGACATTGGAAATTACTGATGTCCGGGTGCTATACCACTTGAAAAAGCTGGCAGAAACAGGTGTCGTACAATTGGAGAAAGATGAAACTGGTCCCCATGAATGGCGTTGTTCGCCAGCAGCGGGTAAGATTCGCGTTCGAGAGGACCTCCTGGCAAACAACCAGATTACAGAGGCCATGCCAATTGAGGTTGTCAGCCAGTTCAATCAAGCATTTCGCGAAGTTGCCGAGGGCCTGTACGGTTCGACATTCCAGACATCCGTCAATCACAACCGCGCGCGGCTATCTGAAGAACAGGCATCAGAATTTGGTCGTCGATTATTGGCACTTATAGAAGAATACTTTCCGCCCGGAAAAGGAGACCGCTCAGGTATCAAATACGGATTTTACGGAATTCTCACACCGATTGATCTTCATCCTCTTGGCGACACTGAAACCGGGGAATAA
- the aac(3) gene encoding aminoglycoside 3-N-acetyltransferase encodes MAKTDLPVITRSRLVSDLSKLGLVPGDTLMLHASVKAVGWIVGGPDMVIQAILDVIGPAGTLMMYIKCEEPLNEIEYWPEDWQKAYLAECPPFDPKRTRAFRKWSILTEHLRTWPGAYCSNHPEARMAAIGAKAEWITSDHPLQFGYGAGSPLAKLCKVRGRILLLGPLFDSLTILHYAEHIADVPNKKTERYRWPILRDGKCEWIEFEQFDTSGGIVDWGPPNGDYFLSIVEEYMTQASYATRRVGAADSYLFDAKDLTDFAVTWLEERFG; translated from the coding sequence ATGGCGAAAACAGATTTGCCAGTAATTACGCGAAGCAGGTTGGTATCTGACTTATCAAAACTGGGGCTTGTCCCGGGCGATACCCTGATGCTGCACGCGTCTGTCAAGGCAGTCGGCTGGATCGTTGGCGGACCTGATATGGTGATCCAGGCAATTTTGGATGTGATTGGACCTGCGGGCACCTTGATGATGTACATAAAATGCGAGGAGCCTCTAAACGAAATTGAATATTGGCCAGAGGACTGGCAAAAAGCGTACCTGGCAGAATGCCCACCGTTTGATCCCAAACGGACACGCGCCTTCCGCAAGTGGAGCATCCTCACCGAGCACCTCCGAACATGGCCCGGCGCGTATTGCAGCAACCATCCCGAAGCAAGAATGGCGGCTATTGGCGCAAAAGCGGAGTGGATCACATCGGATCATCCCCTCCAATTTGGTTATGGTGCAGGCTCCCCTCTCGCAAAATTGTGCAAAGTCAGGGGGCGAATACTACTGCTTGGACCACTCTTTGATAGCCTGACGATTCTACATTACGCAGAGCATATTGCTGACGTGCCCAACAAGAAAACTGAGCGCTATCGGTGGCCCATCTTGCGTGATGGCAAGTGCGAATGGATAGAATTTGAGCAATTTGACACTTCTGGTGGCATCGTCGATTGGGGGCCCCCCAATGGCGACTATTTTCTTTCCATTGTAGAGGAATATATGACCCAGGCAAGCTATGCAACGAGACGGGTTGGAGCCGCAGACTCTTATTTGTTCGACGCTAAGGATCTGACCGATTTTGCCGTTACATGGTTAGAGGAGCGGTTCGGTTAG
- a CDS encoding HigA family addiction module antidote protein, giving the protein MVRIPTNRVPTHPGEMLLEEFLNPLGLTQRELADAIHVPYQRINELVNGHRGMTPSTALRLAKYFDVSPAFWMNFQLRWDLYQTIQSEAQELETIEPHGIELKV; this is encoded by the coding sequence ATGGTACGTATTCCAACAAATCGTGTTCCAACTCATCCGGGTGAGATGCTACTGGAGGAATTTCTAAATCCTTTGGGTTTAACGCAACGCGAATTGGCCGACGCCATTCATGTTCCTTATCAGCGGATCAACGAATTGGTGAATGGTCACCGCGGTATGACGCCGAGCACAGCCCTGCGTCTGGCAAAATATTTCGATGTGTCACCCGCGTTTTGGATGAATTTCCAACTTCGCTGGGATCTGTATCAAACGATCCAATCTGAAGCTCAAGAATTAGAGACGATTGAACCACATGGCATAGAACTTAAGGTATAA
- a CDS encoding GNAT family N-acetyltransferase, whose product MVRGAVRLEYKMTITIREAKKADIAAVLSMQEDLTSEGAIWGYGPDSAEVWNDRNLDWLFLAIDGCEPVGFIYSEERPYRGECVFPEGSRILEIIELYVRPESRHSGTGWQLVKTVQSKAKAAGFSHMRLYSAAKRFDDILAFYRDCGFTPWYLEMVKPIETE is encoded by the coding sequence ATGGTTAGAGGAGCGGTTCGGTTAGAATACAAAATGACTATTACAATCCGTGAGGCAAAAAAGGCGGATATAGCCGCCGTCCTTTCGATGCAGGAAGACCTGACATCCGAAGGCGCAATATGGGGCTATGGACCCGATTCGGCAGAAGTGTGGAATGACCGCAATCTGGATTGGCTCTTTTTGGCGATAGATGGCTGTGAGCCTGTTGGGTTCATCTACAGTGAGGAACGGCCATATCGAGGCGAATGTGTATTCCCCGAAGGTAGCCGTATTCTCGAAATCATTGAACTATATGTGCGTCCCGAATCCCGCCACAGTGGAACAGGCTGGCAGTTGGTCAAAACTGTCCAATCAAAAGCAAAAGCCGCTGGATTCAGTCATATGCGGCTCTACTCGGCAGCAAAGCGTTTCGATGATATCCTTGCATTTTATCGAGACTGTGGGTTTACACCTTGGTACCTCGAAATGGTGAAACCAATCGAGACTGAATAA